The Hydra vulgaris chromosome 11, alternate assembly HydraT2T_AEP genome contains a region encoding:
- the LOC136087468 gene encoding zinc finger protein 862-like, whose translation MTSEAKKIQDSKPISKNLKTFRSWGKESVIGYTEENGLVVKIWCKICARNKTEISTDALVKGVSNHSLKAFTEGTCVVTKYQVDRHLRGQSHRLAVLIDNGNSEDPGSSCIANLDMENLLTITQDNREALLKMIRTAYEMALKPSMPHSHFKTLIKCQRLNGALLLQGKDNNKAAREYISCIASAIKEKVAKIVNETNFFSILSDGSQARKTKDEKELILVRVEREGTPACFVVSLLDMNSLGGMNANTIKKAIDSIFIETGSVPLTASAYKYKLVSATADGACVNFGIYNGVLTQLKKDRMWLIKIHCVNHRLELAIKDAVKDISQYKECEHFYISIFNLFRNSGKLKCAVKKAAEALNITYYTLPKIFGTRFISHRRRGFTKLLHNWPSLIVGFDNTLADRDTKADMRAKLSGLSKRLHDYRLLCMVCSYLDILEKLSPLSLVFEKQMLMVNELKPAVDITKASLAELSHEDIDNIIDSYLLKFKINEKDGSTNLLSSYFKEGNELKKSNPEFVEIELNNMANLNFECIHSAIKVRKLAIEIILPLINDRFSSLLNPIFESMDWLDPQVWTADSMYGDASISLLLNEFFYPLEKLGMDFKMVLSEWRAAKLLINAQYTTALTPLQIWQNIFLYYKIKFPNLSLLVELLMCIAGSNSAVERVFSILTVILTDRRLKMNHSTMEDSIIIAGNDTNFTQQERDDILSRAVDIFLDKRRVFFLDSANASIATDYSSKESCTSEDISSISESDG comes from the exons ATGACatctgaagcaaaaaaaattcaagatagtaaaccaatatctaagaacttaaaaacttttcgtTCGtgggggaaagaatcagttattgGATACACGGAAGAAAATGGTTTAGTTGTCAAAATATGGTGTAAGATTTGTGCTAGGAACAAAACTGAAATTTCAACGGATGCTTTAGTTAAAGGAGTATCAAATCATTCTTTGAAAGCGTTTACGGAGGGAACTTGTGTGGTGACAAAGTATcag gtTGATCGCCATCTTAGAGGGCAAAGCCATAGATTAGCGGTGCTGATTGATAATGGTAACTCAGAAGATCCTGGAAGTAGTTGTATTGCTAACCTCGATATGGAAAACTTGTTAACTATTACACAAGACAACCGCGAAGCGTTATTAAAGATGATTAGAACAGCCTATGAAATGGCTCTAAAACCAAGCATGCCACATAGCCATTTCAAGACACTGATCAAATGCCAAAGACTTAATGGTGCACTCCTTTTACAAGGAAAAGACAACAATAAAGCAG caCGTGAATATATCTCATGCATTGCCAGTGccattaaagaaaaagttgctAAAATTGTCAATGAAACAAACTTTTTCTCCATTCTTTCCGATGGTTCTCAGGCTAGAAAAACAAAGGATGAAAAAGAGTTGATTCTTGTGCGTGTTGAACGCGAAGGGACCCCTGCCTGTTTTGTAGTTTCTTTACTTGATATGAACAGTTTGGGTGGTATGAATGCCAATACCATTAAAAAGGCTATTGATAGCATTTTTATTGAAACCGGTAGTGTTCCTTTAACTGCGTCAGCTTACAAATACAAACTTGTAAGCGCTACGGCCGACGGAGCTTGCGTTAATTTTGGAATTTATAATGGCGTgttaacacaattaaaaaaagatagaatGTGGCTGATAAAAATTCACTGCGTAAACCATCGTTTAGAATTAGCAATAAAAGATGCTGTGAAAGATATTTCCCAGTATAAAGAGTGTGAACATTTTTACATTtccatatttaatttatttcgcAATTCTGGAAAGCTAAAATGCGCAGTTAAAAAAGCTGCTGAGGCTTTGAACATTACATATTACACGTTGCCTAAAATATTTGGAACGCGCTTTATAAGTCACAGGAGACGCGGCtttacaaaacttttacataattGGCCTTCGCTTATTGTGGGTTTCGATAATACTCTTGCTGATCGCGACACTAAAGCAGATATGCGTGCTAAACTTTCTGGATTGTCCAAACGGTTGCATGACTACAGACTATTATGTATGGTTTGTAGTTATTTGGACATCTTAGAAAAGTTATCACCATTATCATtggtttttgaaaaacaaatgttaatgGTGAATGAGTTAAAACCAGCGGTGGATATAACAAAGGCTAGCTTAGCGGAATTAAGCCATGaagatattgataatattattgatTCATATTTACTCAAGtttaaaatcaatgaaaaagaTGGTTCAACCAATCTTCTTTCTTCGTATTTCAAAGAAGGTAACGAATTGAAAAAATCAAACCCTGAGTTTGTTGAGATTGAACTCAACAATATGGCTAATCTTAACTTTGAATGTATTCATTCTGCCATTAAAGTAAGAAAATTAGCAATTGAAATCATTCTGCCATTAATAAACGATAGATTTAGTTCGCTGTTAAATCCCATATTCGAATCAATGGATTGGTTAGATCCGCAAGTATGGACAGCAGACAGCATGTATGGTGATGCCAGCATATCTTTATTGCTAAACGAATTTTTTTACCCTCTAGAAAAATTAGGAATGGATTTTAAAATGGTTCTTTCGGAATGGAGAGCTgcaaaactattaataaatgcGCAGTACACCACTGCACTCACACCATTGCAAATATGGcagaatatttttctttattataaaattaagtttccAAACTTGAGTCTTTTAGTTGAACTTCTGATGTGTATTGCTGGTTCTAATTCAGCTGTCGAACGCGTTTTCAGTATTTTGACTGTGATTTTGACTGATAGGCGTTTAAAGATGAACCACTCAACAATGGAAGACTCAATAATCATAGCAGGGAATGACACGAATTTCACTCAACAAGAACGCGATGATATTTTAAGTCGTGCTGTGGATATTTTCTTAGATAAGCGAAgagtttttttccttgattcAGCTAATGCTAGTATTGCCACTGATTATAGTAGCAAAGAAAGCTGCACCAGTGAAGATATAAGTTCTATATCTGAATCGGAcggataa